Genomic DNA from Alkalihalobacterium alkalinitrilicum:
CTCGTGAAAGGAGGAGACGGAATAAATAAAATTTTTGAGAAAGTAATAGGTAATAGCTCAATAGGGAAGTTATAATAATACCCTTTGAACTAAATTTTGTAAGCGGTTAAATAAGGCAACACAAGAGCCTATTTAAAATACTCTTGAGTTAAATCAACGTAGAAGTAAAAGGGGGAACAAAGAATGACGAAACTAACGAATTTCTTTACTAGACTTATGAATAAATATTTACCTGATCCATTTGTATTTGCAATCGGTTTAACATTGCTAACTGTCGTATTGGCAATGGTTGTTGAGAGAAGTAGCTTTACTGATATCACGTACTATTGGGGAAGTGGATTTTGGGATTTACTTGCTTTTACCACACAGATGGCCGTTATTCTTGCAGCGGGTTACGTTCTAGCAAAGACTCCGTTTGTTGATAAAATCTTAAATATGATTGTATCAAAAGTACATCAGCCAAGAACAGCTGTAGCCGTAGCAACTTTAGTTGGTGGAATCGGAAGTTATCTAAACTGGGGTTTTGGACTTATTATTGGCGGAATTATTGCAACGAAATTAGCACGTGGAGTAAAAGGAGTCCATTATCCATTAATTATTGCCGCTGGTTATAGTGGGTTTGCTCTTTACGGTCTCGGATTATCTGGAAGTGTACCTGTTTTGATTTCAACACCGGGTCACTTTTTAGAAGGTCAAATTGGTATTATTCCATTATCAGAAACGATTTTTTCTTTCCCGATGCTCATCACTTCTCTGTTGCTAATCACTACATTACCAATTGTAAACGCTCTTTTACATCCGAAGAGAGAAGAAGACATCATTGAAATTAATCCAGATTTAGGAATTGTTAATGAAGCTGCTGCAACAGTTGAGGATCTTAAACACGAAACAATTGCTTCAAAATTAAATAACAGTAAGTTTTTCGGAGTTTCTATTGGATTGTTAGGGATGCTTTATATTTTCCTCTATTTCTCTAGAGGTGGTTCAATCGACTTAAATATCATTAACTTTATCTTACTATTCTTAGGAATTTTATTATTAGGAACACCAGCTCGTTATATTGAAACATTAAATAGTGGTATCAAAACAATATCTGGAATTATACTACAATTTCCATTTTACGCAGGGATCATGGCTATTATCGTTGGAACAGGCTTAGTTGGTACGATTGCACAAGGATTTGTCAGTATTTCTACTCCTGAAACATTGCCATTTTGGGGATTAATAAGTGCCTTCTTTATCAATATACTCGCTCCTTCTGCTGGAGGACAGTGGGCAGTACAAGGACCAATAATGATAGAAGCTGCACAAAGTATTGGAGCATCTATTACCCAAACGTCGATGGCTGTAATGTTAGGTGATGCATGGAATAATATGGTTCAGCCTTTCTGGATCCTGCCTGTC
This window encodes:
- a CDS encoding short-chain fatty acid transporter — translated: MTKLTNFFTRLMNKYLPDPFVFAIGLTLLTVVLAMVVERSSFTDITYYWGSGFWDLLAFTTQMAVILAAGYVLAKTPFVDKILNMIVSKVHQPRTAVAVATLVGGIGSYLNWGFGLIIGGIIATKLARGVKGVHYPLIIAAGYSGFALYGLGLSGSVPVLISTPGHFLEGQIGIIPLSETIFSFPMLITSLLLITTLPIVNALLHPKREEDIIEINPDLGIVNEAAATVEDLKHETIASKLNNSKFFGVSIGLLGMLYIFLYFSRGGSIDLNIINFILLFLGILLLGTPARYIETLNSGIKTISGIILQFPFYAGIMAIIVGTGLVGTIAQGFVSISTPETLPFWGLISAFFINILAPSAGGQWAVQGPIMIEAAQSIGASITQTSMAVMLGDAWNNMVQPFWILPVLALSSLKLKDVMGYTVVIMLWIGAIFVSVFLLWGYFG